ACATGTTAGAGAGGTTGAGGTGGAGCCGGGAGCAACATTACAAGTCAATGATGGTGTATTGCTAGAGGTGGACAATGGAATATTTAATGAAGGTACAGTAGAGTTTTTAGGAGAAGCTCAGCTAATTCAAAATCATACAGGCGTTTCTTCAAACACAGGAAGTGGAGATTTAAAAATTAGACAAGAAGGGACTTTTAATATATATAACTATAATTATTGGAGTGCACCAGTCCATAGAAGTGGTGATTGGCAAGTTGGTTATTTAGAAACAGAGGCTGGGCCAATAGGTTTTACAGGAGGGTATGATGCTAATCCATCTGCTAGTCCTATAGAGTTAAGTAGTTATTGGTTGTATACTTTTAACGATTTGATAGATAATTATTACGGTTGGAACCATATAACGCCAACGACCGCAGTAATACCAGCAATGGGATATCTTATGAAAGGTTCTGGTAATGCGACACCAACACCAACGACTGATCAGACTTATGTTTTTAGAGGTACGGCAAATGATGGTGATTATAGTATTCCTGTTATTAGTGGTAATCAAGTTTTAATTGGTAACCCTTATCCATCAGCAATAACAGCAACAGCTTTTATTAATGATAATTCGGCTGTAATTGGTGGCTCTATTTATTTTTATGAACATTTTCAGGCAAATAACACTCATATATTAGCTGATTATCAAGGAGGATACGCTACTCGTAATTTACTAACAGGTGTAGAAGCACCATCTTTACCTTCTACTGGTAACTCGTCGACAAAAGGAGCGCCGGAAGATGGGGTTGCAGTTGCTCAAGGTTTCTTTGTTAAAATTCAAAATACGGGTACTGTTCAGTTTAGTAATAGTCAACGTGTATATGCTCGAGAATCTTTAAGTGAATCTGTGTTCTATAGGTCAGCGCAAAGCACGCCTACAGATGACAGGATTATATTTTGGCTTAAATTTAAAGACCACCTAAATAACGAATCGACAATAGCTTTAGGTTATGATACTAATGCCAGTGTAGATTATGATAATGGTTATGATAGCGAGTCTTTTAATGAGTTGCCAAACGAGTTGTATTGGCCAATAATAGACAAAAAAATGTGTATCCAAGGATTGAATAGTTTTGATGTTTCAGATGAAATACCATTAGGTGTTGATCTCGCGAATGCAGGAGATTTTACTTTTGAGATTGATAGAACATTAAATTTTCCTACTAACGAAACTATTTACTTAAAGGATAATCAAACGGATTTGTTTTACGATATAAAATCTAATCCTGTAACCTTAAGTTTAAGTGAGGGTGAAGATGAGTCTAGATTTTCTATCGTTTATCAAACTGCAGAAAGTTTATCTACAGATGATTTTGATAGTGAAGCCTCTGGATTGTATTATAATGTAGATAAAGACGCTTTAGTTTTTGCAACTTTAGATAACTTAAATGCTATTGAAACGATAGCTATTTATAATGTATTGGGCCAAAAAGTAAAAGTGTTAGAAGATGTAGATTCTAGAGAGGTTGATCTTTCATTTTTGAAAACAGGGATGTATATTGCTGAAATTAGTAAATATTCTGGTCAAAAATTAAAGCTTAAATTTATAAAACAATAATGTCTAATAAAACGAAATACTCTTTATTAACGGCATTAATCATAATAGCAACTTTCGGTACAAAGGAATATTTGGATGTAAGAGATAAAACGGAAGTTGTCGAAGAAGGCGCTACTGTAAAATCTGACACAAACGAATACTTTTTACCAACAAGCACCACGGGGCAAATTGTGCATCATGATGGTTATAGTTTAAGTTATAGCGAACCGCATGAGCAAGCAGAGTGGGTGGCTTATGAGCTTAAAAAAACGCATTTATCAAAGAACGACTTTAAAAGACCTTATTTTGAAGTAGATGACGCTGTGAAAACGGGAGCTGCCCATTGGCGTAATTATAAAAAATCAGGCTATGACCGTGGGCATTTATGTCCTGCTGGCGATCGAAAATATAGTAAATCGGCCCATGACGAAACTTTTTTAACGAGTAATGTTTCTCCGCAACGACATGATTTTAATGCCGGTGTTTGGAATCGATTAGAACAGAAGACACGGTATTGGGCAAGTAAGTATGATGGTGTTTTTGTAGTTTCTGGGGGAATTCTAAAAGGGAAAATGAAAACTATCGGCACAGAAAAAGTAGCTGTTCCTAATCAATTTTATAAAGTATTAATAGATAATAATTCTGGTAAAACTAAGGTTATTGCCTTTTTGATGGCTCATCAAGAGTCTGATCAACCATTATATAAATTTGTAACGTCAGTTGATACTATTGAGGATTTAACAGGAATTGATTTCTTTTCAGAATTAGATGATACTACAGAGAATAGATTAGAAGCTTCAAGTGATTATAAAGGCTGGAGTTTTTAGATTGTTTTAAAAGTATTAGGCCTAAGGCAAAAGAGAGAAGGTAAAAGGCTGAAGCTGTCAAAAAAAACTTTAAAAAATGATGCTTTCACTAATTAATAGATTTCCTGTATTGTCTGATTAACGTTTTCTAAAATAATTTTTTCCTTACACCTGTCCATCGCAAGTTTCTAATAAATTGACCTTCTTCAATTGATACTAGTTGTTCTGGTTTGTTTCTGGCAGCTTTTAGGTAACCAATAATATAATCTTTAAAGTATCTAAAGCTTTTCTTTTTTAAGCCCATTTTTAAGGCTGTTATAAGTGTAAGTGTAAAACCATAGCGCATTTTATACATCGCTTCTCCTTGGAGGTATTTTGCGCCTTTATTATAACTTGCACCTGTAGGTTTTAAATGTTTGACGTGTAATGTCTCGTCCAATACAATATGATACTTATTATATTTAGCTAATAACTCGTCAATAGTATCCCAACCCATCGCTCTTTTAAGTTGTCCGATAGCTTCAAAACAATCTTTACGGTACGCTTTAAGTGCGCCTCTAATATGGTCCTTTGCTGTTATAGACTCTAAAATCCAATCATTATTTTTTTCAATATAACAATAGCCAGCAACCATCCCAATGGTTTTGCTTTTATTAAAATGAAGGGCTAATGTTTCTAAATAATTTAAAGGAAAAATAAGATCGGCATCAAATTTACAAAGTACATCGTAATTGGTATTCAAAACCTCATATCCTTTGTAAAAAGCATTGATTATTTTAGCTCCTGGTAAGTGTTTGTTTGATGACGTAATGTTAACTAAAGTGATACAGTCGTGTTGTTTCTGAAAGTCCTCTACAATCGTTTTTGTGTTATCTGTAGAGTTATCATTAACCACCACAATTTGTTTAGGTAGTAACGTTTGGTCTACTAAAGACTGTAGCGTTAGTCCAATAGATGATTCTTCGTTATGTGCAGGAATAATAATGCTGAAATTCATTTTTAATTAGATGTATTCAGATATTAATTCAACTTTATTTTTGGGGATAAAAAAGCAATTTCTAATACCATCATCCTTAGTTCTAGTAATAGTAGAAACTTCAACAAGTTTTTTGTCAATATGATTAAAAAATAAATAATGTAAAGGTTTAAAATAATCTTCTAGCTCTTTTTCGATTGTGTTAAAAAGTGTTTCGCAAATAATTATTGGTTGATTTTTTATAATTGTATTTTTTCCGTGATTTAGTATGTGTATCTCTGTTCCTTCAGTATCTAATTTTATTATATCAATATTGTTAATGTTATTTTCTTCAACAAATTGGTCTAAAGTTGTTGTGCTCACTCTTCGCTTTATAAAATCTCGAGAGGTAGTTTTTGTACCAGCATTACCTTCTCCTGCTAAATTATATTTTAATTTTTTGTACTTGATATTTTCAACTTCATAAAAATCTATTATACCATTACAATCGGACAAAGCAATGTCTATTGGTTTAATGTTCTTTTCAAAATTATTTAGTTTAATATTCTTTTCTAAATAATATTTTGGACCAATTGCAGGTTCAAAAGCAATAACGTTTATCGTAGGATTCGCTTGTATTGCTAATAAAGAATAATAGCCAATATTGGATCCAATATCCAAAAAAGTGTTTTTGTCTTTTACTAGAGATTCAAAAATTTCCGAATATTCAAAATCTTTATAACCATTCCAATACAAAAGTTGAGTCAAATAACTTGTTTGGTTAGTTTCTATTTTAATTGTTCCAGAATCAGTTTTTAAATTTAATAATCCAGAAGGTGGTATTTTAATTTTAGACTTAAAAATAGTATTAAAAGCAAAGTTTAAATTTCTTATAATATAGTTTAGCTTTCTATTATAAATTGTTTTATAAATTACACTTCGCATGTTTATTATTTATCGATTAGAAAATCAAATATATTGACTTTATTTTTAGTAAATTTATGCAATCTTCAAAAAATAAAAAATCAATATTATGTGAGTTCAAATATATGCTTTCAAAACAGAGCTTAATTTTATTTGTACTGATATTAAGTTTTTCTAAACTAAAGGCTCAAGGTTATAATGTCACTTCTTATCAAAAGATAAATAAAACTAATGGGGGTTTATTATAAATCTAGATGATTAGGGTAATTTTGGTGTGTCAATCGATTATATTGGTGATCTTAATGGAGATGGGTTTGAAGATATTGTAGTTGGGACTTTTACCGATGATGATGGAGGTTTAGATACAGGGGTTGTTTATATTCTCTTTAGGGATGCTAACAGTGCTGTTATAAATGCAACAAAAATCAGTAAAATACGAGGAGCGTTTATAAGAGTCTTAGACAATGATGATAGATTTGGAGGAGCAGTGTCTTTTCTTGGAGATTTAAATGATGATGGATTTACGGAGATTGCAGTTAGTGCAGATTATGATGGGGATGCTGGGTATTCGCATGGAACAGTTTTGGTTTTGTCTTTAAACTCAGATGGTACGCTAAATAGTCATTCTAAAATTAACGACACACAACGAGGTTTTAATGAAGGTATAGTTAGTGATGCTACTTTTGGAACTGATATCGAAAATATTGGTGATTTAAATGGGGATGACTGGGCTGTAGGTTTTATAAGAGATTCAGATTGGGGAGCAAGAAGAGGGGTTGTTTGGATTTTATGTATGAACACTAATCTAACCGTGAATTCTGAACAGAAAATTAGCGATACAAAAGTTAGTTTTAGTGCTGTTTAAGAGTTTGAAGATTATTTTGGTGCATTTATGCTAATCTAAGTGATTTAAATGGAGATGGTGTTACATATATTACTGTTGGAGCTTACAGGGATGATGATGGAGCAACTAATTCTGGAAGTATCTATATTTTGTTTTTAAACGCTAACGGAGCTGTTAATAGTCACCAAAAAATATCAAATACTGAAGGAGGTTTGACTTGTGTCATAACTAATAATGCTTTGTTTGGTGAGTCCATAGACGGATTAGTAGATATAGACAATGATGCGGAAATTGAAATTATAGTTGGAGTATTAAGGCAGGATTATTTAATATTTATGGCAAATACAGGTGATTTTTTTGGAGGCTAAGTGACAATGTTAACAGCAGGAAATAGTTCAAATAGTATTGGAGTAGGAGCTTATAGGGATATTGATAATGGTTTTGGTAAAGGCGCGCTTTGGATATTAGAATTGGGTAGTATAGAAACTACTGTGCCTAGTTTTGGTCATCCAAGTATATGTGGTGATTTGATAGTTTTATAGCATTTTCTGGGTTTATTCCAAATACAAGTTATACTGTTAGCTTTGATTACGATGGTCAATCTGAAACTTCGATTCCTGATTCTAATAATTATGGAGAAATAATCTTAACCAACCTTAATGAAGGGCTGGACTCAAATATTAATAGTTTACAAAGTAATAATTTAGATTGAAGCGTTAATGCTGAAGATGTAGAATTATTAACTAATAATTTTGTTTTAAATTTCTCGGTTAATTCTGATACAGATTGTGGGATTTTTTCGCGAAGTATATTAATATCTAATCTAGAACCAAATACATTCTATATTTATGATTATGAGTTAAATAGTATTATGATTTCTGGAGCTTTCACTTCTGATGCAAATGGAGAATGGATCATTGATGGTTTGTAACCTGGCAATTATGAGTTTTTAATGGTTGTTGATTCAATTAATTCTTGTAATGATGGATTTGGTTTATTAACTATAGGAAGTAGTAATACTTTAAATGTAACAGTAAGTAGTTATTAACCCAGTAAATTGTAATGAGTGGGTTGGGTCTATTATATTTTGTAATTTGACTACAGATTTATTTTATACTTTAAATGGAACTATAGAAACACTTAATGTCGTTGCAGATGGAATCGGCCAAATTAACGTTGATCAATTATTTGCTGTATTATATCAAAATGTTATTTTAACGGATAATATTAGTGCTTGTTCTCAAAACTTTACTGATATTATTATTATAAGTCCCTTCTACAGTCGATTATAGTTTGTCATCATTGTCACCAACAAATTGTAATGTGTCTGATGGTGTATTATTAATTTCAGGATTGTTACCAAATAGTGATTACGATATTGAATACATTTTAAATGGAGTTTTAGTTTCTGATTTAATTTTTTCTGACGTATCTGGACAAATTATATTATCGGATTTGGCTATTGGTTCCTATCAAGATATTGTTGTGTTTAGCTTATCTGATGGCTGTTTTGATAGCGAAGTAGAATTAATAATATCAGCAGGGTCTAATTTGACAACAACAATAGTCTCAGTAAATCCAAATGGATGCAATGTGTCTGATGGAATCATCACCATTGCAGGACTTACAGATGCCTTCATTTATACAATAGTTTATGATATTAACGGGATACAGAACTCAGTAATATTAACAGCTAACCACTTCGGGGAAATTACCTTAACCGCATTAGTGGTTGGGACTTATGATAACATAATCATAACAGAAATTAATACAGGTTGTGTCGTAAATGTCAATCCCGTTGTATTATCATTTTCAAATTTTACTGCAACAATAGCATCAACAAATCCAACAGGTTGCTATGCTTCTGACGGAACTATAACCCTTTCAGAACTAACAAATACTTTAACTTATACAGTAGTTTATGATGCTAACGAGACACATGAATCGGTAACATTAACAGTTAATTCGTTCGGGGAAATTACTTTAAACACATTATCAACATGGAGCTACGTTAGCATAGTTATCACAGAAGACAGCACGGCTTGTGCTTTTAATTTAGCTCCAATTGATTTGATTTGTTTTAATGACGTATCAACATGTGTAAAAATAAAAAACTTTTTTATACCTAACAATGATGTTTGGATGATTGAAGGAGATTTAAACTGTAACTTTGTGCTTTGCATTTATGACCGCTATGGTAAACTATTAAAAATCTTAATGCCAAATAGTCTTTATTGGGACGGAACATTTAATGGTTTTAATATGCCAACAAATGATTATTGGTATACAATAGAATATAGAGATGATAATGGAATGCTTCAGCAAATAAAATCGCATTTTACATTAAAGCGATAGACTTATTGTTTATAAACTATAGCATTAATATTCATACCTGCACCAACACTAGCAAAAAGGATAATATCCCCTTTATTAATCTCCTGGTTTTCTAATTTACCATTTAAAATCAAATCGTATAAAGTAGGTACCGTTGCAACGCTTGAATTACCAAGTGTACCAATGCTCATAGGCATAATACCTTCAGGCATTTTCATGTTATGCAATTTGTAAAATCGTTTTACAATAGCTTCATCCATTTTTTCGTTAGCTTGATGGATCAAAATCTTTTTAACATCTGTAATATCGTAGCCGCTTTTCTCTAAACATGATTTTAAAGCTAATGGTACGTTGGTTAGCGCAAATTCGTAAATTTTACGACCAAACATTTTAATATAACGACGTTGACTATCGGTTTCAGGTTTATTAGTTTCTCCGAAGAAAATATAATGTGCTTCGTCATAAGCAAAAGTGGCAGATTCGTGAGCCAAAACACCACCTTCTTCAGTAGTTTCTTCAACTATGACAGCACCAGAGCCATCACTATAAATCATAGAGTCACGATCATGTGCATCAATCACTCTTGATAAAGTTTCGCTACCAATAACTAAACAGCGTTTAGCGATGCCAGCTTTAATAAAAGCATTAGCTTGTATAACGCCTTCTATCCAACCTGGACAACCAAAAAGTAAATCGTATCCAACACATTTTGGGTTTTTAATTTTTAAAAGGTGTTTTACACGAGAGGCTAAACTTGGTACCGTATCACTTTGTTCCGAGTCTATTTTTACATCACCATAGTTATGTGCTACAATAATATAGTCTAAAGTTTCTTTGTCGATGTTTGCATTTGCAATAGCCTTTTCTGCTGCGAAAAATGCAATGTCAGAGTTTGATAATTCAGGTTTAACATAGCGCCTTTCCTCAATACCTGTTATCGCTTTAAACTTCTCTACGATAACCTCATTTGGGCTATTTATTTTAGAACCATCAGCATTTAAAAATTCGTGATTATAGAAATCTTTGTTTTTTTCTATAGTGCTTGGTATATAACTTCCTGTACCTGTAATCTTAATATTCATAAAAAAAGGATTGCCTTTAATTGTTTATCTGCTAAGATAAGCAGTAAAAATTAAAGGCAATTTTAATTGATTAATTATTTACGATGTTCAACGCTTAGTTTGCCTCTACATATGCTTCAATAGGCGCACAAGTACAAAATAAATTACGGTCTCCGTAAGCATCGTCAACACGACGTACTGAAGGCCAGAACTTGTTGTCTATCACGTAGTCAAGTGGATATGCTGCCTTTTCTCGAGAGTAAGGTAATAGCCATTCGTCACTAGTTAACATCGCTAAAGTGTGCGGTGCATTTTTTAACGGATTATTATCGTCATCCTTTGATGCGGCATCAATTTCTTTTCTAATAGAAATCATAGCATCACAAAAACGATCCATTTCTGCTTTGCTTTCGCTTTCTGTTGGCTCAATCATCATCGTTCCTGCAACTGGAAAAGACACTGTTGGTGCATGAAAACCATAATCCATCAAACGTTTTGCAATATCTACAACTTCGATACCATTTGCTTTAAACGGACGACAGTCGATAATCATTTCATGTGCTGCACGACCTTGCTCTCCAGAATACAATGTTTCATAAGCGCCTTGTAATCTGTGCTTGATGTAATTGGCATTTAAAATAGCAATTTCAGTTGATTTTTTTAAACCTTCTGTAGCTAACATTTTAATGTAACCATAAGAAATTAAACAAACTAGAGCTGATCCAAAAGGCGCAGCAGAAATAGCACTAATGGCTTGGTCGCCTCCAGTTTTGATCACTGGATTACTTGGTAAAAATGGCACTAATTGTTTGGCAACGCATATTGGTCCAACACCTGGTCCACCACCACCGTGAGGTATAGCAAACGTTTTGTGTAAGTTTAAATGGCAAACATCTGCACCAATGTTACCTGGATTAGTTAAGCCTACTTGTGCATTCATGTTGGCTCCGTCCATGTAGACTTGACCACCATTATCGTGTATTATTTGTGTGATAATTTTAATTCCAGACTCATAAACACCATGTGTTGATGGATAGGTTACCATTAAGGCTGCTAAATTATCTTTATGTAATTCTGCTTTTTCACGTAAATCGTCAATATCGATATTACCGTTTTCATCTGCTTTAGTAACAACCACTTTCATTCCGGCCATGACTGCACTTGCAGGATTGGTTCCATGAGCTGAACTTGGTATTAAACAGATGTTTCTGTGATGATCCTCTCTAGATTCGTGATACGCTCTAATAACCATTAATCCAGCATACTCACCTTGAGCACCAGAGTTTGGTTGTAAAGAGGTCCCCGCAAAACCTGTAATTTCCGTTAGTTGGTCTTCTAATGCTTTTAACATTTGTTGGTAACCTTCGGCTTGATCTATTGGCACAAATGGGTGAATACTTCCCCAGTTTGGATTACTTAATGGTAGCATTTCTGAGGCTGCATTCAGCTTCATTGTACAGGATCCAAGTGCAATCATAGAGTGATTTAATGCTAAATCTTTACGCTCTAATCTTTTTACGTAACGCATTAATTCTGTTTCAGAATGGTGCGTATTGAAAACGTCTAAAGTTAAAAATGACGTTTGACGTTGGATTGAATCTTGAATATTGTTTGCGTCAGTAAAACCATCTATTGTTACTGCCGGCTTTGTTTCCGCTTCAGCGAAAATTGAAATAATCTCGTTTAAATCGTTTACAGAAGTCGTTTCGTTTAGAGAAACCGTTACTGTAGTGTCATTAGGGTAATAAAAATTAACCTCACGTTGTTCTGCAATTGTTTTTACTGCAGACGCATTAGCTTTAAGCTGGATGGTATCAAAAAAGGCAGTGTTTACTTGCTCGATTCCCATTTTAGTCAAGGCGTCGGCTAAAGTAGAGGTTGCATTGTGTACTTTATTAGCTATAAACGTCAAACCTTTTGGACCATGATACACGGCGTACATACCAGCCATAACAGCTAATAATACTTGTGCAGTACAGATGTTAGAGGTTGCTTTGTCACGTTTAATGTGCTGCTCTCTAGTTTGTAAAGCCATACGTAAGGCTCTGTTGCCATTAGCGTCTTTTGTAACACCAATAATACGACCAGGAATGTCACGTTTGTAAGCTTCTTTAGTTGCAAAATAAGCGGCGTGTGGACCTCCGTAACCCATTGGGATACCAAAGCGTTGTGTAGTACCAACCACCACATCAGCACCAAATTTACCGGGCGCTTCTAATTTTACTAAACTTAAAATATCTGCAGCTACCGCTACTTTTATGTTATTAGCGTTAGCCTTTTCAATAAAAGTTTTGATGTCTGTAATTTGACCATCTTTTCCTGGGTATTGTAAAATAGCTCCAAAAAAGTCAGAAGAAAAATCAAATGCTGCTTCAGCTCCAATAACGAGTTCAATTCCAATTGGAGTTGCTCTTGTTTGTAATAATGAAAGTGTTTGCGGTAAAATAGCATCACTTACAAAAAACTTGCAAATCCCTGCTTTTTTCTGGTCACGTGCTCTAACCGAGAATAACAAACTCATAGCTTCTGCAGCAGCAGTACTTTCGTCTAATAAAGAGGCGTTTGCTAATTCCATTCCTGTTAAATCAGTAATCATGGTTTGGAAGTTAAGCAATGCTTCTAAACGTCCTTGCGCAATTTCTGCTTGATAAGGCGTGTAAGCTGTGTACCACCCCGGGTTTTCTAAAACGTTACGTTGTATAACGGCCGGTAGGATGGTAGGGTGATACCCTAATCCAATGTAGGTTTTATAAGTTTTGTTAAGTTTTGACAGGTTGTTAATATGATTTGAGTATTCATATTCTGTCATGGCTTCGTCTAATTGTAATTCTTTTTTAAGACGAATTGGTGCAGGAACGGTTTCAGAAATTAGTTGTTCTATTGAATCTGCATTAACTGTTTGAAGCATTAGTTTTTGATCATTTTCTCTAGGACCAATGTGACGTAATGCGAAAGCGTTTGTATTCATTTGTGTTGTGTTGTTAATGTCCTATTTTAAAGGACTGACAATAAATTATAGTTGCTTTTTTAATGATTGCAAAATTAACAAAATCTAATAGAAAGTTTTGTTAAAAATTGAAAGTTTTCAACTATTAGCCTCCTTTATTAACAGATTAATTATTTTTGCCTAATGAAGGCGTTAAAACAACTTTTAGATTTTTACATAAATAGCAGTGTCCATGTTGCTTTAGCTGTGTACGCATTAAGCTGGGTGACTCTTAAAAAGTTTGATGTCAATTATGATAGTAGTGTCTTGTGGTTTAATTTTTATGCTACGATTACTGGTTATAATTTTGTAAAGTATTTTGGGATTGCCAAGTGGCACCATAGAAGCTTGGCGAGTTGGTTGCGCGTCACACAAGTGTTTTCTTTAGGATGCTTTATTTTAATGTGCTATTATGCCTTACAGTTAGCGGAGGAGTCGTTGATTTTGATTGCGATTTTTGGAGGAGTTACTTTTTTATATGCCATTCCTTTTTTACCAAAAAAATGGTATTTGGATACACAACAAAATCTAAGAGATATTAGTGGTTTAAAAGTATATGTTATTGCTTTGGTGTGGAGTGGGGTAACCGTTATTTTGCCACTAGTAAATAACCAAGTAGGTTTTAGTGAGGACGTTATCGTGTCCGTAATACAAATCTTTATATTCGTAATTGCCTTAATGTTGCCTTTTGAAATTATAGACTTACGGTATGATAGCCTCAAATTAGCAACGATACCTCAGAAAATAGGAGTGAAGCGTACAAAACTATTAGGATTTGTATTGTTACTAGTCTTTTATGTTTCAGAATTTTTTAAAAACACTATTAAAACAGACTATTTGATAATACAATTAATAGTCTGTCTAGTGTTAGGTATATTTATGCTATTTGCTAACCAAAACAGAACAAAATATTATACGTCCTTGTGGTTAGAAGCTTTGCCTGTTTTTTGGCTAGTGTTGATGCTTATTTAATTCTTTTTCAAAAGACGACTTAATGGTATCTTTTTCTGTAGAAGATAAGTTTTTTGATTTCACTTTTTCGATTAAAGCCGTAAGCTTACCGTTGGTTTCGGAATGCTGCCTACATACTTTACATATTAAAGTATGAAATTTAAACTTCACTTTTTCCCATATTGAAGCTTCGTGATATTGTGCTTTGTCACAAATGTGACCGGATTCCTCGCAAGAAATCATAAATTTATTCTTCATTTTTAAAACCAATTATTTTGTAAACAACTTGCCATAGATACTCGGGCTCTGTGTATTATAACCCATAGATTAGACGCAGTAATTTCTAATTCATTACAAATAGTTTCCGTTTCGTAATTTAAAATCGTTTTCATTTCAAATATTTGAGCTTGCTTTTTTGGTAATTTTGATAAGCAATTTTCAATTGCATCGGCTAACTCTGTATTTTCAATTTGGTCTTCAGCTGTTTTATCATAGGGATCTGCAACGCGTTCTTCTAACCAATCACCTTCAGTTTCGCTGTCACTATTATAGGACATTCTAACTTCTGCTTTTCCTTTGTTAGAGTTGATTTTACGATAATG
This portion of the Olleya sp. Bg11-27 genome encodes:
- the gcvP gene encoding aminomethyl-transferring glycine dehydrogenase, which produces MNTNAFALRHIGPRENDQKLMLQTVNADSIEQLISETVPAPIRLKKELQLDEAMTEYEYSNHINNLSKLNKTYKTYIGLGYHPTILPAVIQRNVLENPGWYTAYTPYQAEIAQGRLEALLNFQTMITDLTGMELANASLLDESTAAAEAMSLLFSVRARDQKKAGICKFFVSDAILPQTLSLLQTRATPIGIELVIGAEAAFDFSSDFFGAILQYPGKDGQITDIKTFIEKANANNIKVAVAADILSLVKLEAPGKFGADVVVGTTQRFGIPMGYGGPHAAYFATKEAYKRDIPGRIIGVTKDANGNRALRMALQTREQHIKRDKATSNICTAQVLLAVMAGMYAVYHGPKGLTFIANKVHNATSTLADALTKMGIEQVNTAFFDTIQLKANASAVKTIAEQREVNFYYPNDTTVTVSLNETTSVNDLNEIISIFAEAETKPAVTIDGFTDANNIQDSIQRQTSFLTLDVFNTHHSETELMRYVKRLERKDLALNHSMIALGSCTMKLNAASEMLPLSNPNWGSIHPFVPIDQAEGYQQMLKALEDQLTEITGFAGTSLQPNSGAQGEYAGLMVIRAYHESREDHHRNICLIPSSAHGTNPASAVMAGMKVVVTKADENGNIDIDDLREKAELHKDNLAALMVTYPSTHGVYESGIKIITQIIHDNGGQVYMDGANMNAQVGLTNPGNIGADVCHLNLHKTFAIPHGGGGPGVGPICVAKQLVPFLPSNPVIKTGGDQAISAISAAPFGSALVCLISYGYIKMLATEGLKKSTEIAILNANYIKHRLQGAYETLYSGEQGRAAHEMIIDCRPFKANGIEVVDIAKRLMDYGFHAPTVSFPVAGTMMIEPTESESKAEMDRFCDAMISIRKEIDAASKDDDNNPLKNAPHTLAMLTSDEWLLPYSREKAAYPLDYVIDNKFWPSVRRVDDAYGDRNLFCTCAPIEAYVEAN
- a CDS encoding 3-oxoacyl-ACP synthase III family protein; protein product: MNIKITGTGSYIPSTIEKNKDFYNHEFLNADGSKINSPNEVIVEKFKAITGIEERRYVKPELSNSDIAFFAAEKAIANANIDKETLDYIIVAHNYGDVKIDSEQSDTVPSLASRVKHLLKIKNPKCVGYDLLFGCPGWIEGVIQANAFIKAGIAKRCLVIGSETLSRVIDAHDRDSMIYSDGSGAVIVEETTEEGGVLAHESATFAYDEAHYIFFGETNKPETDSQRRYIKMFGRKIYEFALTNVPLALKSCLEKSGYDITDVKKILIHQANEKMDEAIVKRFYKLHNMKMPEGIMPMSIGTLGNSSVATVPTLYDLILNGKLENQEINKGDIILFASVGAGMNINAIVYKQ
- a CDS encoding sigma-70 family RNA polymerase sigma factor, with the protein product MPNHKIDPNKWIDLYSDYLFNYTITRVNDRAIAQDLVSETFLAGLKSMKNFKGEASERTWLVSILKRKVIDHYRKINSNKGKAEVRMSYNSDSETEGDWLEERVADPYDKTAEDQIENTELADAIENCLSKLPKKQAQIFEMKTILNYETETICNELEITASNLWVIIHRARVSMASCLQNNWF